In the genome of Calliopsis andreniformis isolate RMS-2024a chromosome 10, iyCalAndr_principal, whole genome shotgun sequence, one region contains:
- the LOC143185090 gene encoding uncharacterized protein LOC143185090: MFLKKNLLGIINLSIGANRNIVDFLFNLGKNNAVAIECLPLLSTTLQGLLKYINGVINRKKVKYILKLIESTFERLKDTPEYNVLYKYAMEGKQYTLTYIGFMIILILVYFAMGAVLITKDILTKNETEDKYLMYPVEYYFFDAQDNYLFTSIHSCIVSAMAVYLIVSLDVMYITFIQHSCALFAITGYRLKTAHILDINILKNNEDLEKYKDIYLSEEEQEQVYKRVKISIKEHMITLEYTKHVQEMYSTTLFFQVAINIMLLSLTGLMMLLKRTNPTDVVRYATWLAGDVVHLFFLCLLGQRLMNFSEQLYYDALDCIWYLMYTKSRVLYQFLILNTLTPIKLTALKVISLNFETFLSVTQTAMSYFTVLSSTL; encoded by the exons ATGTTCTTGAAAAAAAATCTGCTTGGA ATCATTAATTTAAGTATAGGTGCGAACAGAAAT ATTGTCGATTTCTTGTTTAACTTGGGGAAGAACAATGCAGTTGCGATCGAGTGTCTACCTTTGCTTTCCACCACACTTCAAGGATTATTGAAATATATAAATGGTGTGATTAACCGTAAGAAG GTGAAGTACATATTGAAATTGATTGAAAGCACTTTCGAAAGGTTGAAAGATACTCCAGAGTATAATGTTCTATATAAATACGCGATGGAAGGAAAACAATATACATTGACGTATATAG GTTTCATGATTATCTTGATACTTGTATATTTTGCCATGGGAGCTGTGTTAATTACAAAGGATATTTTGACCAAGAATGAGACAGAAGACAAGTACCTTATGTACCCAGTTGAATATTATTTTTTCGACGCTCAAGATAATTACCTCTTCACAAGCATACACAGTTGCATAGTATCCGCAATGGCTGTCTATCTAATTGTTTCGTTAGATGTAATGTATATTACCTTCATTCAACACTCTTGCGCTTTATTCGCAATCACGGG CTACCGTTTGAAAACGGCACACATTTTGGATATAAATATCTTGAAGAATAATGAGGATCTTGAGAAATACAAAGATATATACCTCTCAGAGGAGGAGCAAGAGCAAGTGTACAAGAGAGTTAAGATATCCATAAAAGAACACATGATAACTTTAGA GTATACGAAACACGTTCAAGAAATGTATTCGACGACCTTGTTCTTTCAAGTAGCGATAAACATCATGTTGTTAAGTCTCACTGGTTTAATG ATGTTACTGAAGAGAACAAATCCAACCGACGTAGTCAGGTATGCTACTTGGTTGGCTGGTGACGTCGTTCATTTGTTCTTCTTATGCCTTCTTGGCCAGAGGCTGATGAACTTCAGCGAGCAATTATATTACGACGC ATTAGACTGCATATGGTACTTGATGTACACCAAGTCTCGAGTTCTCTATCAGTTTCTGATTCTGAATACTTTGACACCGATCAAGTTAACAGCGCTCAAGGTGATATCGTTGAACTTCGAGACGTTCCTGTCG GTCACTCAAACTGCTATGTCATATTTCACTGTCCTATCGTCGACACTTTGA
- the LOC143184569 gene encoding RCC1 and BTB domain-containing protein 1-like isoform X2: MSLQDLQMWPVFSLLDPKFVSTIRLAAVYGQEALMVTKDEQVYILSPSQCNFLQKEKGKVYSWGNYRSESTIVDTQTMSPTIIKYDAEDECIIDIACGYSHSLALTNCGQVYAWGENSSGQVGGKISGPQYQPKKVSINNEVICISCTALSSVTVTDNGEVYSWGCNHSGQLGIGNIANQVNYPCKVESLTGVIIKKVVCGYAHTLALSDKGALYVWGANEFGQLGLGNKKENSYTPVQLKVPEMGKVLDVAASHYNHISVAMTQDNKVFIWGQCLNQSVRTPVLASQTCLDPVFALYATPRVMYRPLILHIEDRDENEDEGASLIDHLREAFDDSTTSDLVIQVDGKPIHVHKAILKIRSQYFRTLFEKHDTENDQSVIEHYQFSYNAYKAFLKYLYTAKIDESFEVVLELLHLANTYSESQLQNYCTQILKDLITVENVAPIYSAAFKSEAKELKERCFKFALKHITAVMQTPNFAKLDESVHKDFITKATEAGSFKT; this comes from the exons ATGAGTTTACAGGATTTACAAATGTGGCCAGTCTTTAGTTTATTAGATCCAAAATTTGTTTCAACGATTCGTTTGGCTGCTGTATATG GTCAAGAGGCATTAATGGTAACAAAGGATGAACAAGTATATATACTGAGTCCTAGTCAATGCAATTTCCTTCAAAAAG AGAAAGGAAAG GTATACTCTTGGGGAAATTATCGTTCCGAATCGACAATTGTTGATACTCAAACTATGTCCCCGACTATCATAAAATATGATGCAGAGGATGAATGTATTATTGATATAGCTTGTGGATATTCTCATTCATTAGCATTAACAAACTGTGGACAG GTCTATGCTTGGGGTGAAAACAGTTCTGGTCAAGTAGGCGGTAAAATTAGTGGACCTCAATATCAGCCCAAAAAAGTGTCAATTAATAATGAAGTCATTTGTATTAGTTGTACTGCATTATCAAGCGTGACAGTTACAGATAACGGTGAAGTGTATAGTTGGGGCTGCAATCATAGTGGTCAACTCGGAATTGGAAATATTGCTAATCAAGTCAATTATCCATGTAAAGTTGAAAGTCTTACTGGGGTTATAATAA AGAAAGTAGTCTGTGGTTATGCACACACTCTCGCATTGAGTGACAAAGGAGCTCTGTATGTTTGGGGTGCAAATGAGTTTGGGCAATTGGGACTTGGTAACAAAAAAGAGAATTCGTATACTCCAGTTCAG TTAAAAGTGCCAGAAATGGGAAAAGTGTTGGATGTAGCTGCTAGCCATTACAATCATATAAGCGTAGCAATGACACAAGATAATAAAGTCTTCATATGGGGTCAGTGTCTAAATCAAAGCGTTAGAACTCCAGTACTTGCTTCACAAACATGTTTGGATCCCGTTTTCGCGTTATATGCGACACCCAGAGTCATGTATCGACCATTAATCCTACATATCGAAGATAGAGATGAAAATGAAGACGAAGGAGCGAGCTTGATTGATCATTTGAGAGAAGCATTCGATGACTCT ACCACTAGTGATCTTGTTATACAAGTGGATGGAAAACCTATCCATGTTCACAAAGCTATTTTAAAGATACGTAGCCAGTACTTTAGAACATTGTTTGAAAAACACGATACGGAGAATGATCAAAG TGTTATAGAACATTATCAATTTTCCTACAACGCGTATAAAGCTTTCTTGAAGTATTTATATACCGCTAAGATCGATGAATCTTTTGAAGTGGTTTTAG AACTATTACATTTAGCGAATACTTACTCTGAGAGTCAACTGCAGAATTACTGTACACAGATATTAAAAGACTTGATTACTGTTGAGAACGTGGCCCCTATATACAGTGCTGCTTTTAAATCTGAAGCTAAG GAATTAAAAGAGCGTTGCTTCAAGTTTGCTTTAAAACATATAACTGCAGTGATGCAAACTCCAAATTTTGCTAAATTAGATGAATCGGTGCATAAAGATTTTATAACTAAAGCTACCGAAGCAGGTAGCTTCAAGACATAA
- the LOC143184569 gene encoding RCC1 and BTB domain-containing protein 1-like isoform X1: protein MSLQDLQMWPVFSLLDPKFVSTIRLAAVYGQEALMVTKDEQVYILSPSQCNFLQKGDVYSALIPIKINELCKQNIKTFAHGGGTHVLALTEKGKVYSWGNYRSESTIVDTQTMSPTIIKYDAEDECIIDIACGYSHSLALTNCGQVYAWGENSSGQVGGKISGPQYQPKKVSINNEVICISCTALSSVTVTDNGEVYSWGCNHSGQLGIGNIANQVNYPCKVESLTGVIIKKVVCGYAHTLALSDKGALYVWGANEFGQLGLGNKKENSYTPVQLKVPEMGKVLDVAASHYNHISVAMTQDNKVFIWGQCLNQSVRTPVLASQTCLDPVFALYATPRVMYRPLILHIEDRDENEDEGASLIDHLREAFDDSTTSDLVIQVDGKPIHVHKAILKIRSQYFRTLFEKHDTENDQSVIEHYQFSYNAYKAFLKYLYTAKIDESFEVVLELLHLANTYSESQLQNYCTQILKDLITVENVAPIYSAAFKSEAKELKERCFKFALKHITAVMQTPNFAKLDESVHKDFITKATEAGSFKT, encoded by the exons ATGAGTTTACAGGATTTACAAATGTGGCCAGTCTTTAGTTTATTAGATCCAAAATTTGTTTCAACGATTCGTTTGGCTGCTGTATATG GTCAAGAGGCATTAATGGTAACAAAGGATGAACAAGTATATATACTGAGTCCTAGTCAATGCAATTTCCTTCAAAAAGGTGATGTTTATAGTGCTCTAATTCcaataaaaattaatgaattaTGCAAACAGAATATTAAGACTTTTGCACATGGCGGTGGTACACATGTCTTGGCCCTTACAGAGAAAGGAAAG GTATACTCTTGGGGAAATTATCGTTCCGAATCGACAATTGTTGATACTCAAACTATGTCCCCGACTATCATAAAATATGATGCAGAGGATGAATGTATTATTGATATAGCTTGTGGATATTCTCATTCATTAGCATTAACAAACTGTGGACAG GTCTATGCTTGGGGTGAAAACAGTTCTGGTCAAGTAGGCGGTAAAATTAGTGGACCTCAATATCAGCCCAAAAAAGTGTCAATTAATAATGAAGTCATTTGTATTAGTTGTACTGCATTATCAAGCGTGACAGTTACAGATAACGGTGAAGTGTATAGTTGGGGCTGCAATCATAGTGGTCAACTCGGAATTGGAAATATTGCTAATCAAGTCAATTATCCATGTAAAGTTGAAAGTCTTACTGGGGTTATAATAA AGAAAGTAGTCTGTGGTTATGCACACACTCTCGCATTGAGTGACAAAGGAGCTCTGTATGTTTGGGGTGCAAATGAGTTTGGGCAATTGGGACTTGGTAACAAAAAAGAGAATTCGTATACTCCAGTTCAG TTAAAAGTGCCAGAAATGGGAAAAGTGTTGGATGTAGCTGCTAGCCATTACAATCATATAAGCGTAGCAATGACACAAGATAATAAAGTCTTCATATGGGGTCAGTGTCTAAATCAAAGCGTTAGAACTCCAGTACTTGCTTCACAAACATGTTTGGATCCCGTTTTCGCGTTATATGCGACACCCAGAGTCATGTATCGACCATTAATCCTACATATCGAAGATAGAGATGAAAATGAAGACGAAGGAGCGAGCTTGATTGATCATTTGAGAGAAGCATTCGATGACTCT ACCACTAGTGATCTTGTTATACAAGTGGATGGAAAACCTATCCATGTTCACAAAGCTATTTTAAAGATACGTAGCCAGTACTTTAGAACATTGTTTGAAAAACACGATACGGAGAATGATCAAAG TGTTATAGAACATTATCAATTTTCCTACAACGCGTATAAAGCTTTCTTGAAGTATTTATATACCGCTAAGATCGATGAATCTTTTGAAGTGGTTTTAG AACTATTACATTTAGCGAATACTTACTCTGAGAGTCAACTGCAGAATTACTGTACACAGATATTAAAAGACTTGATTACTGTTGAGAACGTGGCCCCTATATACAGTGCTGCTTTTAAATCTGAAGCTAAG GAATTAAAAGAGCGTTGCTTCAAGTTTGCTTTAAAACATATAACTGCAGTGATGCAAACTCCAAATTTTGCTAAATTAGATGAATCGGTGCATAAAGATTTTATAACTAAAGCTACCGAAGCAGGTAGCTTCAAGACATAA